The proteins below come from a single Procambarus clarkii isolate CNS0578487 chromosome 54, FALCON_Pclarkii_2.0, whole genome shotgun sequence genomic window:
- the LOC138352729 gene encoding protein PF3D7_1417600-like has translation MVSTQRARFLSLYQQRARFLSLNQQWARFLSLNQQRARFLSLNQQRARFLNQQRARFLSLYQQRQQARFLSLNQQWARFLSLNQQRARFLSLNQQRARFLSLNQQRARFLSLNQQRARFLSLNQQRARFLNQQRARFLSLYQQRARFLSLYQQWARFLSLNQQWARFLSLYQQRARFLSLNQQRARFLSLNQQRARFLSLNQQRARFLSLYQQRARFLSLNQQRARFLSLNQQRARFLSLYQQWAWFLSLNQQRARFLSLNQQRARFLSLNQQRARFLSLYQQWARFLSLNQQRARFLSLNQQRARFLNQQRVRFLNQQRARFLNQQRVRFLNQQRARFLSLNQQRARFLSLYQQRARCMPIH, from the exons ATGGTTTCCACT CAGCGGGCAAGGTTCCTCTCCCTCTACCAGCAGCGGGCAAGGTTCCTCTCCCTCAACCAGCAGTGGGCAAGGTTCCTCTCCCTCAACCAGCAGCGGGCAAGGTTCCTCTCCCTCAACCAGCAGCGGGCAAGGTTCCTCAACCAGCAGCGGGCAAGGTTCCTCTCCCTCTACCAGCAGCGG CAGCAGGCAAGGTTCCTCTCCCTCAACCAGCAGTGGGCAAGGTTCCTCTCCCTCAACCAGCAGCGGGCAAGGTTCCTCTCCCTCAACCAGCAACGGGCAAGGTTCCTCTCCCTCAACCAGCAGCGGGCAAGGTTCCTCTCCCTCAACCAGCAACGGGCAAGGTTCCTCTCCCTCAACCAGCAGCGGGCAAGGTTCCTCAACCAGCAGCGGGCAAGGTTCCTCTCCCTCTACCAGCAGCGAGCAAGGTTCCTCTCCCTCTACCAGCAGTGGGCAAGGTTCCTCTCCCTCAACCAGCAGTGGGCAAGGTTCCTCTCCCTCTACCAGCAGCGGGCAAGGTTCCTCTCCCTCAACCAGCAGCGGGCAAGGTTCCTCTCCCTCAACCAGCAGCGGGCAAGGTTCCTCTCCCTCAACCAGCAGCGGGCAAGGTTCCTCTCCCTCTACCAGCAGCGGGCAAGGTTCCTCTCCCTAAACCAGCAGCGGGCAAGGTTCCTCTCCCTCAACCAGCAGCGGGCAAGGTTCCTCTCCCTCTACCAGCAGTGGGCATGGTTCCTCTCCCTCAACCAGCAGCGGGCAAGGTTCCTCTCCCTCAACCAGCAGCGGGCAAGGTTCCTCTCCCTCAACCAGCAGCGGGCAAGGTTCCTCTCCCTCTACCAGCAGTGGGCAAGGTTCCTCTCCCTCAACCAGCAGCGGGCAAGGTTCCTCTCCCTCAACCAGCAGCGGGCAAGGTTCCTCAACCAGCAGCGGGTAAGGTTCCTCAACCAGCAGCGGGCAAGGTTCCTCAACCAGCAGCGGGTAAGGTTCCTCAACCAGCAGCGAGCAAGGTTCCTCTCCCTAAACCAGCAGCGGGCAAGGTTCCTCTCCCTCTACCAGCAGCGGGCAAGATGCATGCCAATACACTAG